The nucleotide window TTGCGGGCGGTCTCCTGGAGGGCGCGAAGCTGTGACTCGATCCGTTTCTGTGCTCCGATGTCCTCGAGCACGGTCAGGACGCCCTCCACCTCGCCGTCGGCGTCCGTGACGGGCGCGGCCGACACGAGCACGTTCAGCCGACTCCCGTCACGACACAGCCGGACCCCCTCTTCGCCGCGAATCCGTTCGCCGTCGGCCGCCCGCGCCCGACGCTCCGCCGCGGCGCTCCCCTCCCCGGGCACCGTCGGGTCGGGCTCGCCACACACTGTCGACGCCGGCCAGCCGAACACCTCCTCTGCGGCCTGGTTCCACCGCCGGACGACCCCGTCCGGATCCGTCTCCACCACAGGCGAGGGTGTCGCCTCCACGACCGACGCCAGCCGGTTGTTCGTCCGCTCCAGTTCGCGCCGGCTGGCCCGCCGGGACAGCTCCGTCCCGACGAGCTCTGCGACCAGCCACAGGAACGTGTTCTCCGCCTCCCCGAACGGCTCTTCGCGGGGACGGCGGGCGGCGAAGTTCACCGTACCGTACGGCTCACCGTCCACTCGCAGCGGGACGCCGGCGTACGCTCGCAGTGGCTCCCCGTGGAATGCGGGGTGGTCGTCGTAGCCCGCCTCCTGGGCGTTCCGGAAGGAGACGGTTTCGGCCGCGAACGAGTCGTCGCCCTCGAACAACGCGGCACAGAACGTCTCCTCCAGGTCGTAGCAGTCGCCGGCGGCGACGTCCACGTCCGGGCCGTGTGCCGCCTCGACGTTGTACTCCCGGTCCTCGACGCGAGAGACGAGCCCGACCTCCAGCCCGAGCGTCTCACAGCCGACGGCCAACAACCGCGAGAGCCGTTCTCCCGTCGAGGCGTCCGCGTCGGCGACGACTCGTTGGAGCGCCCGGAGCGCGTCCCGCTCGGCCTCCAACTGTCCGCGGGCCGTCTCGCGGTCCGTCACGTCGCGGGCGACGATCAGCGCCCGCCGGGCGTCTGCGTCCGCCAGCCCGGTGACGGTCGTGTCGAAGTGTCGTGGTCCGTCTCCGGTCTGGACGGTGAGCTGGCACTCTCGGTCGCCGTCCGTCTCGTCGTCGAGACAGTCGCCGACGATATCGGTGAACGACCTGGCGTCCGCGTGCGACACCCGGCCGGCGACGGCACTCCCTATACTCCGGCCGACGAGGTCGTCGACGGTCGCCGCCCCGACGGCCGTCGCCGCCGCCGGGTTGGCGTACTGCACCTCGAACGTCTCGTCGACGGTGAACACTGGGTCGGCCAGGCTCTGGAGGATCGTCTCGTCGCGCTCCAACTCCCGTTGCCGTTCGTGTTGCTCCGTCACCTCTCGGGAGATGACCGTCAGCCCGTCGTCGTCCGGGAACGCCCGTGCCCGGACCCAGTAGTCGTACGGCTCGCCGAGGCGTGTCTCGACGGTCGTCGCTTCCCCCGTCTCCATCGCCCGACGGTACGTCCGTTCTAACTCCGTGCCGCACACGCTCGGAAACTCCTCCCACAAGACGGTGCCCAGGATCTCCGCCGGTTCGCGCCCGACGCGGCGTGCCATCTGGTCGTCGATGTACTCGATTCGCCAGTCCTCGTCGACGGCGTAGACGGCGTCCGTCGTCCGTTCGAGCGTCCGCTCGAACCGACCGACTCCGTCGTCGTCCGACAGGAGCTCCGTCACTCGGTCGCGTAGTTCCTCCGACCGCTCCTCGCGTCCGAGCGGTGTCGCCAACGGGACGTAGGCGTCCGCGCCGGCGGCGGTGGCGTCGGCGGCGACTCGTTCGTCCCCGTCGGCGGTCGCCAACACCGTCGTCGTTCTCGACCACCGCTCGGCCACCCGCTCGATCAGGTCGACGCCCGTGCCGTCGGGCAGCCGTTGGTCCGTCACCAGGAGGTCGACCCCCGACTGTGCCTGCAGGCGCGCTACCGCCGTCGCCGCGTCTGTCACGGTGACGACCGTCGCGTCGATGCCCCCCAGGGCGCCTTGTCTCGTCTGCACCTGTCGCTCGCCCGACTGCGCGCCGTCGCTGCCACAGGACGCCGCCGCCACACCGGTGACACACAGGACAGTCCGGCCGGGGTCCTCGTTCACACTCGTGTCTACCTCTGGGTATCGAGACTTAATACTGACTCGGTGACGGCTGGCCACGGCGGAAGATGTACCCTCCCCCGGTCCCTGGTCGGTCGGTATGGACGCGACTGTCAGACAGCTGTTCACCGCGCCGGAGGGGGGTGCGGCGATGGAGCCCCGCGAGACCGTGACCTGTCGGGAGGGTGGGATCGTCGACGACCGGTACTTCGACGGGAGCGGGACGTACGCACCGTTCGACACCTGCGAGGTGACGTTCGTGTCGTGGGCGGCCGTCGAGACGATCCGCGAGCAGACGGGGATCGACCTCTCGGACGGGCGCCACCGCCGGAACGTCGTGTTGGCGGGGGCCGAGCCCACGGACCTCCTCGACACGACGTTCCGAGTCGGCGGAGTGACGTTCCGCGGCACCCGCCGTCGACCGCCGTGTGCTCACGTCGAGGAGGTCGCCGACGAGGCGGGAGTCGAGGAAGCGTTGGGTGACGGGCGCGGCGGGATCTGTGCGGACGTAGTTGAGGGCGGCGAACTCGCCGTCGGCGACCGGTTGGAACTCGTCGAAGCGGACCCCCGGAGCGTCGGTGCGGAGATCGCAGAACGGCTCGGCGCCGAGGGGGACGGCTAGACGCCGCCTGCGTCGCCGTTCGCAGTCGCGCCGTCGTCACCTCCGTCTCCGCCGTCGTCCGGGAAGATACTCTCCGGCAGGAACGCGGTCACGGTCCAGTTGGGTGCGTCGACGACCTGGCTGATCTTCAGGTCGACGGCGGCAGAACAGAGCACGTACGCCTCCCCGCGGGAGAGCCCGCGGTGTGTCGCCAGGTGGTCGATCGCGTGTCTGATCGCCAACCGCGTCGCCTCCATCAGGTCGTCGGCGACACCGGTCGTGGCGTACGCCGGCTCGTCGCGTCCGGTCGCGGTGAACGGGCCGGTCGTCGCCAGCTCCGGCTGTTCCACCGAGAGGTCCGACCGCACGTCGAGACGCGCGGTCACGGTCATCGGCGCCTCGATCCCGGTGACACACACCTCACCGTCGCCTTGGGCGGCGTGACAGTCGCCGGTCGAGAACGACGCCCCCTCCACTTCCACCGGGAGGTAGACCGTCGAGCCGGCCGTCGCCTGCTTCACGTCTAGGTTCCCTCCGACGGAGCGGGGCGGGAGCGTGTCGTGGGTGCCGTCGGCGGCGGGCGCGACGCCGATCACCCCCGGGAACGGGTCCAGCGGCACCTCGATCCCGTCGACGAAGTGACCCACGTCACCCTCCAGATCCCAGACGTGGAGTCCGGGCTCGTCGAACTCGTCCGGCAGCAGCCCCAGCCCCATCTCGCTGGGGAAGTAGTTCGTGAACCCCCAGCCCTCGTGTTCGAGGTCGAGCAGTTGGACCTCCAACACGTCCCCGGGATCGGCGCCCTCGACCGCGACCGGCCCGGTGAGGGGGTGGACCGGATCGAAGCTCACGTCCGTAATCTCGGCCGCGGTCGTGTCGTGGTCGATCTGGCCGTCGACGGCGTCCCGGCAGTCGAACTGGACCACGTCGCCCGGGGAGACGGTCAGCGCCGGCTCGATGTCGTTGTCCCAGACGCTGTGGACGTTCTCGTCCGCGTCCGACAGCCGGTGGTCGACGGTGTACTCCTGGTCGGGGAGCGCGTCCGTGCCGAAGTGTGACATGGTGTCACGAGGAGGGCAGGGGTGGTGAAGGTGTGGGTCGGGGCGACTGTGGTCGTCGTCCCGTCCGGAGAGTGGGTCGGGGCGACTGTGGTCGTCGTCCCGTCCGGAGAGTGGGTCGGGGCGACCGTGGTCGTCGTCCCGTCCGGAGAGTGGGTCGGGGCGACCGTGGTCGTCGTCCCGTCCGGAGAGTGGGTCGGGGCGACCGTGGTCGTCGTCCCGTCCGGAGAGTGGGTCGGGGCGACCGTGGTCGTCGTCCCGTCCGGAGAGTGGGTCGGGGCGACCGTGGTCGTCGTCCCGTCCGGAGAGTGGGTCGGGGCGACCGTGGTCGTCGTCCCGTCCGGAGAGTGGGTCGGGGCGACCGTGGTCGTCGTCCCGTCCGGAGAGTGGGTCGGGGCGACCGTGGTCGTCGTCCCGTCCGGAGAGTGGGTCGGGGCGACCGTGGTCGTCGTCCCGTCCGGGAGGAGGTCGAGACGCTACGTCGACTCCCGACCCGTGGACCGCAGGAGGTGGACGGCGAGTAGTGCGGCCACGGCGACCACCAGCAACGCGACGGCAGCCAACGGGTGCGAACCGTTCGCGTCCGTCTCCGTCGGAGACTGGGCTCTCGCCGGGGCGTCGGCGTCCGGTCGCTCCCCACTCGCCGTCCGTGGCGCTCGTTGCGACTCCGGTGGCACGGACCGCGGCGGGTCGCCCGCGGCGGTCGCCGTCCGCCCCGACGGTGCGGTCCCCGCGGGCGTCTGCGGGGCCGTCCGTGTGACCGCCGGCGTCGCCGTCGACACGACCCCGGGGAGTGGTCGGAACAGCGACGATTCGGCCGGCTCCGGGGGATCACGGGGGGTCGCAGTCGCCGCCGGCGTCGCGGTCGCCGTTCGACCGTCGGGACCTCGCCACACGTCACGGCCGCCGCCGTCGGGACCGACCGGTCTCGTCGGTGTGTCGCGCGACCGCGGCGTCCCGGTCGCCCGACCGTCCAGCGGCACGCTGCCCGCAGGCGTCGTCGTCCGTGCCGCGACCGGTGTCGGCGGCGGCGTGCGCGGTGTCGGTGTGGTGTCGTCCGGCCCGGCACGGCCGGCGTCGTCGGAGTCGCCCCCGGCAGAGTCGTCGGAGTCGCTCCCGGCAGAGTCGTCGGAGTCGCTCTCGTCGCCACCGCCTGGACCAGTGTCGTCGCCCGAGTCGTCGGCGACGTCACTGCCACGCTCGTCGTTCTCGTCGCCGCCGTCTCCACTACTTCCGTCGTCGCTGCCGTCCCCGGCCTCCTCCCGAACGACGACCGTGTGCGACGCTGTCGCGCGGTTGCCGGCGGGGTCACGGACCCGGACCCGGACGGTCCGCCGGCCGTCGTCCTCGGGCGTCCAGGTCCGGGTCGCGTTCCCTGCAGTCTCGAAGGCGTCGTCGCCGTCGAGATCCCAGGCGTAGCCGGCGATCCCGAAACGGTCGCGCGACTCGGTCGCGTCGAAGTCGACGGAGTCGCCGACGGTCGCCCGCGCCGGGCCGTCGAGCCCGGCGACCGGCGCCGTCGTGTCCGTCACGCGGAGCGTCAGCCGGGCGGTCTCGGCCGTCGCTGTGACGTTCGTCCGCGCCGTCGGGACCAGCCAGCCCGTCCGGGCGTCGGCGACGACCGTCGCCGCACCGGCGACCTCCACGACCGGGCGGGTGTCGTCGTCGCCACTGCCGCCGTCTCCGTCCCCATCTTCACCGTCGCCCGGGCCGAGACCGGGGAGCCACCCGACCAGTGTCGTTCCGGCGCCGTCCGGGGCGTGACCGACCGCGACCGCGACGGTCTCGCCGTCGGCGTCGCCGAGTAGACCGGCCGAGAGGCGGTCGCCGTCTGCCGTCTCGACGGCGACCGTCAGCCGGCGCGGCGCGGGCAGTTGGCCGCCGGGTGCGTCGACGCCGGCGGTGAAGCGTCCGAGGACGGCCACGTCCGGGACGCCGTCGACGGGTGGGTCGCCGACGGGCGTCTGGACGACGACCGTCCGGTACTCTCGGCCGGCGGCCAGCACGGCCTCGAACCGGCCGTTCTCGTCCGTCCGGGTGACGACCGCCGTCGACGGGCCGCGAGCGACGCCGGTACCGTTCCGGACCGCCGCCGCCGAGCGACCCACGCCGGCCCGGTACAGTCGGACGACCGCGTCCGCCAGCGCTCCGCCGTCCGGGCGGACCACTCGGCCGGCGACCGTCGTCCGCCGCGCCACCCGGAGGTCGGCGCGGGCGAGTCTGGTCTCGCCGCTCGCCGTCTCTGCACGGACGGTGACGCGGAAGCGACCGGCGACCCGCGGGACGAACGTCGTCTGCGCGCCGGCGCGGCGTCGGGTTTCGGCGTCCGGGCCGT belongs to Halobaculum sp. MBLA0143 and includes:
- a CDS encoding PKD domain-containing protein, whose product is MSDDTRHDGLRTVLVTTLLVGAAVAGVGAGVSAPAAAASTGVPAPAAAGNTAASPTASIDVRPVTPFAGRRAVLIGNATGLTDAAYDWRVETPTRGTVRLDGRRPRFRFRAAGTYALQLTVTGDDRGTARETTTVELRRTTVRLRGTDGPPGDATLVLDGDGAVGSGVYAVTDGSVGVVLRNNTSYVATALQDRDRSTPLTPDPGPADGLADFAVLGRVAAGETVTLRLPTAAPTTVRVVDADGGPVTLRRANTPGDASLSLRHDPVGLPAGGFRGFETNATGVVTLSGRPPELTGNVTVTVVPLADRFARTGRRLRRRLAVDGPARTTFVLNDSAGTAETRLPQTAVVGEPVPLNVTVGDGRVVAADWWLHGPDAETRRRAGAQTTFVPRVAGRFRVTVRAETASGETRLARADLRVARRTTVAGRVVRPDGGALADAVVRLYRAGVGRSAAAVRNGTGVARGPSTAVVTRTDENGRFEAVLAAGREYRTVVVQTPVGDPPVDGVPDVAVLGRFTAGVDAPGGQLPAPRRLTVAVETADGDRLSAGLLGDADGETVAVAVGHAPDGAGTTLVGWLPGLGPGDGEDGDGDGGSGDDDTRPVVEVAGAATVVADARTGWLVPTARTNVTATAETARLTLRVTDTTAPVAGLDGPARATVGDSVDFDATESRDRFGIAGYAWDLDGDDAFETAGNATRTWTPEDDGRRTVRVRVRDPAGNRATASHTVVVREEAGDGSDDGSSGDGGDENDERGSDVADDSGDDTGPGGGDESDSDDSAGSDSDDSAGGDSDDAGRAGPDDTTPTPRTPPPTPVAARTTTPAGSVPLDGRATGTPRSRDTPTRPVGPDGGGRDVWRGPDGRTATATPAATATPRDPPEPAESSLFRPLPGVVSTATPAVTRTAPQTPAGTAPSGRTATAAGDPPRSVPPESQRAPRTASGERPDADAPARAQSPTETDANGSHPLAAVALLVVAVAALLAVHLLRSTGREST
- a CDS encoding MOSC domain-containing protein; its protein translation is MDATVRQLFTAPEGGAAMEPRETVTCREGGIVDDRYFDGSGTYAPFDTCEVTFVSWAAVETIREQTGIDLSDGRHRRNVVLAGAEPTDLLDTTFRVGGVTFRGTRRRPPCAHVEEVADEAGVEEALGDGRGGICADVVEGGELAVGDRLELVEADPRSVGAEIAERLGAEGDG
- a CDS encoding acetamidase/formamidase family protein, which gives rise to MSHFGTDALPDQEYTVDHRLSDADENVHSVWDNDIEPALTVSPGDVVQFDCRDAVDGQIDHDTTAAEITDVSFDPVHPLTGPVAVEGADPGDVLEVQLLDLEHEGWGFTNYFPSEMGLGLLPDEFDEPGLHVWDLEGDVGHFVDGIEVPLDPFPGVIGVAPAADGTHDTLPPRSVGGNLDVKQATAGSTVYLPVEVEGASFSTGDCHAAQGDGEVCVTGIEAPMTVTARLDVRSDLSVEQPELATTGPFTATGRDEPAYATTGVADDLMEATRLAIRHAIDHLATHRGLSRGEAYVLCSAAVDLKISQVVDAPNWTVTAFLPESIFPDDGGDGGDDGATANGDAGGV
- a CDS encoding PAS domain-containing protein, whose product is MNEDPGRTVLCVTGVAAASCGSDGAQSGERQVQTRQGALGGIDATVVTVTDAATAVARLQAQSGVDLLVTDQRLPDGTGVDLIERVAERWSRTTTVLATADGDERVAADATAAGADAYVPLATPLGREERSEELRDRVTELLSDDDGVGRFERTLERTTDAVYAVDEDWRIEYIDDQMARRVGREPAEILGTVLWEEFPSVCGTELERTYRRAMETGEATTVETRLGEPYDYWVRARAFPDDDGLTVISREVTEQHERQRELERDETILQSLADPVFTVDETFEVQYANPAAATAVGAATVDDLVGRSIGSAVAGRVSHADARSFTDIVGDCLDDETDGDRECQLTVQTGDGPRHFDTTVTGLADADARRALIVARDVTDRETARGQLEAERDALRALQRVVADADASTGERLSRLLAVGCETLGLEVGLVSRVEDREYNVEAAHGPDVDVAAGDCYDLEETFCAALFEGDDSFAAETVSFRNAQEAGYDDHPAFHGEPLRAYAGVPLRVDGEPYGTVNFAARRPREEPFGEAENTFLWLVAELVGTELSRRASRRELERTNNRLASVVEATPSPVVETDPDGVVRRWNQAAEEVFGWPASTVCGEPDPTVPGEGSAAAERRARAADGERIRGEEGVRLCRDGSRLNVLVSAAPVTDADGEVEGVLTVLEDIGAQKRIESQLRALQETARKLTLAESVEEIGEITVEAAERVLDRSVTGVWEYDANTDALVPLAETEAAQELFSGIPHFERGEGLAWEAFDDDEVKLYDDVQSVERRYNSDTPIRSELLAPLSEVGLLVTGSTERREFTDADVDLFRVLASTAAAAIKRTNRETELRRQNERLDEFASVVAHDLRNPLAVADGFLEVAIETGETDQLSRVADAHDRIDQLIDDLLTLARGEPTVEDGQRVDLAGVAREAWGYVDTGEATLTVDPELGSVSGDRSRLSQLFENLFRNAADHAGPAAAVTVTATDEGFVVADDGPGIPPGERDRVLEHGVTTAEGGTGFGLSIVADTARAHGWTVDVGESAEGGARFVFES